One part of the Haliotis asinina isolate JCU_RB_2024 chromosome 2, JCU_Hal_asi_v2, whole genome shotgun sequence genome encodes these proteins:
- the LOC137272628 gene encoding serine/threonine-protein phosphatase 6 regulatory ankyrin repeat subunit C-like isoform X1, with protein MMQPVVPRVTKYMEVMTEYDQKPGVWGTERSLQLADLTEAVKQRDHDAVRDYLETHTGPEKQDYVVPLTTACMLGDTEMLKLFISHGVDVSKIFRPIPNYSHTPVVFWPLIQASRSGSAEMVQCLLQEGCAVDVWDQNGDTALMHACEKGHMAVACVLIKSGADVNHQNIEYASPLVQATTCTEPELIRLLLEAGSDPMVLCGVCLQNCITNSNPEGVGLLYTGHNDCVDDDGLKARLRLLTSRKKLTNVNISRLCSNYSSIPALHFACGMDKADSWKTVEVILKFGGVDVSIVDDAGFNCLQYACACVNVRTIHILLANGVYPERDGWRSLWTVFPSLSRDLEPDYLTSLKLLVMAGFIMDEESVRVFREAVEECDLSDKGKIKLSAFIHECSSAPLRLTALCRIKIRQSIPVNIDLNIDRLDNRLPAAFRNYLRFSDVFEAS; from the coding sequence ATGATGCAGCCAGTGGTACCGAGAGTCACAAAGTACATGGAGGTGATGACAGAGTATGACCAAAAGCCTGGCGTCTGGGGAACTGAAAGGTCCCTTCAACTCGCTGATTTGACTGAAGCAGTAAAACAGCGAGACCATGATGCTGTTCGAGACTACTTAGAGACACACACAGGTCCAGAGAAACAAGACTATGTTGTGCCTCTCACAACAGCATGCATGCTGGGAGACACAGAAATGTTGAAACTGTTCATATCCCATGGGGTGGATGTAAGTAAAATATTTCGGCCGATTCCAAACTACTCACACACCCCTGTTGTTTTCTGGCCGTTGATCCAAGCAAGCAGATCCGGGTCAGCAGAGATGGTCCAATGCCTCCTTCAGGAGGGTTGTGCTGTCGATGTTTGGGACCAAAATGGTGACACAGCTCTCATGCATGCTTGTGAAAAGGGACACATGGCTGTAGCTTGTGTGTTGATTAAATCTGGTGCCGACGTGAACCACCAAAATATTGAATATGCCTCTCCATTGGTGCAGGCAACAACATGTACAGAACCGGAACTGATCAGACTATTACTAGAAGCTGGCTCTGACCCGATGGTGCTGTGTGGTGTTTGTCTTCAGAACTGTATCACCAATAGCAACCCAGAAGGTGTGGGCCTTTTGTACACGGGTCACAACGattgtgttgatgatgatggctTGAAGGCCAGACTGCGTCTGTTGACATCTAGAAAGAAACTGACAAATGTGAACATATCCCGATTGTGTTCAAACTACTCATCAATACCCGCTCTGCATTTTGCATGTGGAATGGACAAAGCTGACTCTTGGAAGACTGTTGAGGTTATCCTAAAATTTGGAGGAGTTGATGTCAGTATAGTAGATGATGCTGGTTTCAACTGTTTACAATATGCCTGTGCATGTGTAAATGTCAGAACCATACACATACTGTTGGCCAATGGAGTCTATCCTGAACGTGATGGCTGGAGGTCATTGTGGACAGTCTTCCCTTCATTGTCACGGGACCTTGAACCTGACTACCTCACGTCTTTAAAACTTCTGGTGATGGCTGGGTTCATTATGGATGAGGAGTCGGTGAGGGTGTTCAGAGAAGCTGTGGAAGAATGTGACCTGTCAGACAAGGGGAAGATAAAGTTGTCAGCCTTCATCCATGAGTGTAGTTCAGCACCACTCAGATTGACAGCTTTGTGCAGGATAAAGATTCGCCAATCTATTCCTGTCAACATTGACCTCAACATTGACAGACTGGATAATCGGCTACCAGCTGCATTCCGAAACTATCTGAGGTTTTCTGACGTGTTTGAAGCCAGCTAG